ACTGTAGGAACTTCAATTATAGTGCCCATAGGTGTCAGTTGATACTTTACACCCTTCTTCTCTAAAAGCTTTACTACTTCAGCAACGTACTTGCTCAGACTAAGCTCTCCAAGTGGTACTATGACAAACTCTATGATTGTCATTTTCGACACCCAACTAAGTTAAGCTCGACAATTTTTTAAGCTTTGCGCAACATCTTAAAATACTTTAACGTTCTAAACAATAGTGGTGGTTGAGATGTACAAAATCAAAGATGAGTGGGGGGAGTTTTTAGTTAAGCTCGCAAGGAAGGCAATTGAGGAGTATTTAAGCTCGGGAAGAGTTATTAAGCCACCAGAGGATACTCCAAAAGAACTCTGGGAAAAGATGGGAGTTTTTGTTACTCTCAATCGTTATGGTGTTCCAAAGCGGTCAGCACTCAGAGGATGTATTGGATTTCCTCTGCCAATTTATCCGCTCGTCGAGGCAACAATAAAGGCAGCTATATATGCCGCTGTTGAAGATCCTCGCTTTCCACCTGTAACGCTGGATGAGATGGACAACATAACCGTTGAGGTGAGCATTCTAACTCCCCCCGAGTTAATTGAGGGACCCCCAGAGGAGAGACCAAAGAAAATTAAAGTTGGAAGAGATGGTCTGATAGTTGAGAAGGGCATTCACTCGGGACTTTTGCTACCTCAAGTCCCTATTGAATGGGGATGGGATGAAGAGGAGTTTTTAGCAGAGACATGCTGGAAAGCTGGCTTGCCTCCAGACTGCTGGCTCGATGAGGATACAAAGGTCTACAAATTCACGGCGGAAATATTTGAGGAAGAATATCCAAGAGGTCCCGTGAAAAGGAAGCCGTTAGTTCCTGAAGAGTAATTCATTCTTTCCTCAATTTTGCAATAAAAAAGCTGTTGCAGTCATGCAGATGAGTCCAAGCTCTAAAAACTTTATCTCCAATATCTAAAAAGCCTCTCTCACCCCAGCTGAACGGATAATTGACCAACTCAAAACCCACCTTGTTTATTGCATATTTAACGTTCTCTTCATTTTCATCAATTCTGATTGAGCAAGTTGAGTAAGTCATCTCTCCACCAACCCTTAGGTTGCGATAAGCATTCCTCAGCATCGCCTTCTGCACTTGGATGACCTTTTTAATCTTCTTCTCGTCAAAGCGCCACTTCACCTCCGGGAACTGCCTGTAAGTGCCCGAACTTGAGCACGGAGCATCAAGGATAATTCTATCAAACTCCTCTTTATCCTTGAACTTCATTCCATCAGCATGAACGAGCTTAACGTTCTTAACTCCCAGAATCTTCAT
This DNA window, taken from Thermococcus sp. M39, encodes the following:
- a CDS encoding TIGR00296 family protein; the protein is MYKIKDEWGEFLVKLARKAIEEYLSSGRVIKPPEDTPKELWEKMGVFVTLNRYGVPKRSALRGCIGFPLPIYPLVEATIKAAIYAAVEDPRFPPVTLDEMDNITVEVSILTPPELIEGPPEERPKKIKVGRDGLIVEKGIHSGLLLPQVPIEWGWDEEEFLAETCWKAGLPPDCWLDEDTKVYKFTAEIFEEEYPRGPVKRKPLVPEE